In one Ignavibacteriota bacterium genomic region, the following are encoded:
- a CDS encoding alpha-amylase codes for MKPLFEFHINRAARVKFAFADSFFSTRGNVVFANFQAAQSFAEQINQARTEEQSFVTPAHINAMGLLHETIHQLLEVYREEVNPDVFLKCEQFLTSHLGEDAVAKLLQTVTKVFPPLPVFQSHQTPKEYLDGFSGSMSNKHIMLEELLLIYLQNQNPSLRSVRELIDDSEIANQSSYVQAIKLIEQFFEKQPTFASEELPLFQLLLEPIKRSPDSIMDQLAFLQSRWQSFSPKLRFNFSLLQAIDFIKEEGKYFLFKQQAEAERTITPTIETPFFPTGFTEKESPPVPEFKTEIVEAEPEKFSPDLSWMPRLILIAKNAFVWLNQLSKKYSRTITRLDEIPDEELDRLSSYGITGLWLIGIWNRSAASKRIKHLHGNIDAEASAYSLENYNVSDELGGYKAYLNLRERAKHRGIRLACDMVPNHMGMDSDWVIHHPDWFVQTDFPPYPNYSFNGPDLSHNVRVGIFLEDGYWRRSDAAVVFKRVDRFTGDVKYMYHGNDGTNMPWNDTAQLNFLKAEVREAVIQTILHVARMFPVIRFDAAMVLAKKHFQRLWFPQPGTGGAVPSRAMFGLTKEQFDSLMPIEFWREVVDRVQQEVPDTLLLAEAFWLMEGYFVRTLGMHRVYNSAFMHMLKKEENANFKQSIKNVMEFNPQILKRHVNFMSNPDEETAIAQFGSHDKYFGVCIMMITLPGLPMFGHGQIEGFTEKYGMEYRRAYHDEFPDGHLIWRHEQEIFPLLKKRYLFAEVENFQLFDFFNDDGSLNDDVFVFSNRFGNERALVIYNNAYERASGTVSITAAPQLVDGTMKQTNLTDALQLSFNPDSFIILKDEISKFEYLRPTREMYEQGISFRLDGFKVHVFLNFKEDFASEEKPYHQLAERLNGNGVPSIEEELAHLRLEPLHHLIKNLLTEQTLATLHVGRKKRKASVKSLRLLQNNFNEMLNVARTFDRKFTQKENRLELLDSMYASLLELTFDETKPSKKSVVPETLKASVKQRLATSGEAEHRGWHVGISWMCLHHLTSLRATESDIINDWKMERIFTQAFSKLETQNSFRECELVKLLVAFSKKQEPSFTTRLTKLFDEPLAEQFIGINQWQDELYFSKEKFEELLDWLMITEAVTLIAQKEASSPPKEVLQTLFEETTVVRDQAEKVGYRFEELMLTLQKTYTGKEL; via the coding sequence ATGAAACCACTCTTTGAATTTCATATCAACCGCGCGGCACGAGTCAAGTTCGCGTTTGCCGATTCGTTCTTTTCAACTCGCGGCAATGTTGTCTTTGCAAATTTTCAGGCGGCACAATCCTTCGCCGAACAAATCAATCAAGCAAGAACAGAAGAGCAATCATTTGTTACTCCCGCGCACATCAATGCGATGGGTTTGCTCCACGAAACGATTCACCAATTATTGGAAGTCTATCGTGAAGAGGTGAACCCCGATGTGTTCTTGAAGTGCGAGCAGTTTCTGACCTCACATCTTGGTGAAGATGCTGTTGCCAAACTTCTTCAAACAGTCACGAAGGTATTCCCACCCCTTCCGGTCTTTCAAAGCCACCAAACGCCGAAAGAATATCTCGACGGGTTTTCCGGTTCGATGTCGAACAAGCATATCATGCTTGAAGAATTGCTCCTCATTTATCTTCAAAACCAAAATCCTTCGCTCCGTTCTGTCCGGGAATTGATTGATGATTCTGAAATAGCAAACCAAAGTTCCTACGTTCAGGCAATCAAACTCATCGAACAATTTTTTGAGAAACAACCGACATTCGCTTCCGAAGAACTGCCGCTGTTTCAATTGTTGCTCGAACCAATCAAACGCTCTCCCGATTCCATCATGGATCAGCTTGCGTTTCTTCAGTCGCGCTGGCAGTCGTTCTCTCCGAAACTTCGATTCAACTTTTCCTTGCTTCAGGCGATTGATTTCATCAAAGAAGAAGGAAAATATTTTCTCTTCAAGCAACAGGCAGAAGCGGAACGAACCATCACACCTACAATTGAAACGCCTTTCTTCCCTACCGGATTTACGGAGAAGGAATCTCCGCCCGTTCCTGAATTCAAAACAGAAATAGTTGAAGCGGAGCCGGAAAAATTTTCTCCCGATTTGAGTTGGATGCCGCGCCTCATTTTGATAGCAAAGAATGCATTTGTCTGGCTCAATCAACTCAGCAAAAAATATTCGCGCACCATCACGCGGCTCGATGAAATACCTGATGAAGAACTCGACCGGCTTTCCTCGTACGGCATCACCGGCTTGTGGCTGATTGGCATCTGGAACCGGAGCGCCGCTTCAAAACGCATCAAACATCTGCACGGAAATATTGATGCGGAAGCCTCCGCGTATTCACTGGAAAACTACAACGTCAGCGACGAACTCGGCGGCTACAAAGCGTATCTGAATCTTCGTGAGCGGGCAAAACATCGCGGCATCCGGTTGGCGTGCGACATGGTTCCGAACCACATGGGAATGGATTCCGATTGGGTGATTCATCATCCCGACTGGTTTGTGCAAACGGATTTTCCGCCGTATCCGAATTATTCGTTCAACGGTCCCGACTTAAGCCACAATGTTCGTGTCGGAATTTTTCTTGAAGACGGTTATTGGCGACGCAGCGATGCCGCAGTTGTGTTCAAGCGCGTTGATAGATTTACGGGAGATGTGAAATATATGTATCACGGCAACGATGGAACCAACATGCCGTGGAACGATACCGCACAGTTGAATTTCCTGAAAGCGGAAGTTCGTGAAGCAGTCATTCAAACTATTCTTCACGTTGCAAGAATGTTTCCTGTCATCCGTTTTGACGCGGCGATGGTGCTGGCGAAAAAACATTTCCAACGATTGTGGTTTCCGCAACCGGGAACGGGCGGAGCAGTTCCTTCACGCGCAATGTTCGGTTTGACAAAAGAACAATTCGATTCGTTGATGCCAATCGAGTTCTGGCGCGAAGTTGTTGACCGCGTTCAGCAGGAAGTTCCCGACACGCTTCTCCTCGCAGAAGCATTCTGGTTGATGGAAGGATATTTTGTCCGCACGCTGGGAATGCACCGCGTCTATAACAGCGCGTTCATGCACATGTTGAAGAAAGAAGAGAACGCGAACTTCAAGCAGTCAATAAAAAATGTCATGGAGTTCAATCCGCAGATTTTGAAGCGGCATGTCAACTTCATGAGCAATCCCGACGAGGAGACAGCGATTGCACAATTCGGAAGTCACGACAAATATTTCGGCGTCTGCATCATGATGATTACGCTCCCCGGCTTGCCGATGTTCGGTCACGGGCAAATCGAGGGCTTCACGGAAAAGTACGGAATGGAATATCGCCGCGCGTATCACGACGAATTCCCTGACGGGCATCTTATCTGGCGGCATGAACAGGAAATTTTCCCGCTTTTGAAAAAGCGTTACCTCTTTGCCGAGGTGGAGAATTTTCAGTTGTTCGATTTCTTCAATGATGATGGTTCGCTGAATGATGATGTGTTTGTCTTCAGCAATCGTTTCGGAAACGAGCGTGCGTTAGTTATTTACAACAACGCGTACGAACGTGCAAGCGGAACAGTAAGCATCACTGCCGCCCCGCAACTTGTGGACGGAACAATGAAGCAAACAAATCTCACCGACGCGCTTCAACTTTCATTCAATCCCGATTCGTTCATCATCCTCAAAGATGAAATATCGAAGTTTGAATATCTTCGTCCCACAAGAGAAATGTATGAGCAAGGCATTTCATTCCGTCTGGATGGATTCAAAGTTCATGTCTTCCTGAATTTCAAAGAAGATTTTGCATCAGAGGAAAAGCCGTATCATCAACTTGCAGAACGATTGAACGGGAACGGCGTTCCATCTATCGAAGAAGAGTTGGCGCATCTCCGACTTGAACCGCTCCATCACCTCATCAAAAATTTGTTGACGGAACAAACGCTTGCGACGTTACACGTTGGAAGGAAAAAACGTAAGGCATCTGTTAAATCGCTCAGACTGTTACAAAACAATTTCAATGAGATGCTCAACGTAGCAAGAACGTTTGACAGAAAATTCACTCAAAAAGAAAATCGGCTCGAACTGTTGGATTCAATGTATGCTTCGTTGCTGGAACTGACGTTCGACGAAACAAAACCTTCAAAGAAATCGGTAGTTCCTGAGACCTTGAAAGCATCAGTCAAACAACGCCTTGCAACTTCGGGCGAAGCGGAACATCGCGGTTGGCATGTCGGAATCAGTTGGATGTGCCTGCATCATCTTACCTCGCTACGCGCAACCGAATCTGACATCATCAATGATTGGAAAATGGAGCGAATCTTCACGCAGGCATTTTCTAAACTTGAAACACAAAACTCATTCAGAGAGTGCGAACTTGTAAAATTGCTCGTCGCGTTCTCGAAGAAACAAGAACCATCGTTCACCACGCGACTCACAAAATTATTCGATGAACCTCTCGCCGAGCAATTCATTGGCATCAATCAATGGCAGGATGAGTTGTACTTTAGTAAAGAAAAATTTGAGGAATTACTGGATTGGTTGATGATTACAGAAGCAGTGACCTTGATTGCTCAGAAAGAAGCTTCTTCTCCCCCCAAAGAAGTATTGCAAACATTGTTTGAAGAAACTACTGTTGTAAGAGATCAGGCGGAGAAGGTGGGATACAGGTTTGAAGAATTGATGTTGACGTTGCAAAAGACATATACAGGGAAAGAATTGTAA
- a CDS encoding DUF2442 domain-containing protein: protein MIRIQNVKVLSNYRVELELTNGRKKTIDLEPFLHGPIFEEIKNNPKYFRTVRVDKELGTIVWENGADIDPDVLIEDLTPAWMENNYAYRKTSAKAVAVMEGKRKYSVKKKK from the coding sequence ATGATTCGCATACAAAATGTAAAGGTTCTTAGTAACTATCGCGTTGAATTAGAATTGACCAACGGAAGAAAAAAAACTATTGACCTTGAACCATTCTTACACGGACCTATATTTGAGGAGATAAAAAATAATCCCAAGTACTTTCGCACTGTCAGAGTAGATAAAGAGTTAGGCACAATTGTCTGGGAAAACGGCGCGGATATTGACCCTGATGTACTGATTGAAGATTTAACTCCTGCATGGATGGAGAACAATTATGCTTATCGAAAAACTTCGGCAAAAGCAGTTGCAGTTATGGAAGGGAAGAGGAAGTATTCTGTTAAGAAAAAGAAATGA
- a CDS encoding DUF4160 domain-containing protein, with protein MPRVSEFFGVIITMYFNDHGPPHFHARYGDDEAKISIERLEVVKGKLPRRALSLVLEWAFEHRNELLRNWNVVQSGNPATPIKPLR; from the coding sequence TTGCCAAGAGTAAGCGAATTTTTCGGCGTAATAATTACGATGTATTTCAATGACCATGGACCGCCGCATTTTCATGCACGATATGGTGATGATGAAGCGAAGATTTCGATTGAACGATTGGAAGTCGTGAAAGGTAAACTACCAAGAAGGGCGTTATCGCTTGTTCTTGAGTGGGCTTTTGAACACAGAAACGAATTGTTGAGAAACTGGAATGTAGTTCAGAGTGGAAATCCTGCAACACCCATTAAACCTCTTAGATAA
- the pgsW gene encoding poly-gamma-glutamate system protein translates to MKWKDGKASEVMLAGLALFSLLIFYLAEQTAQLERQPHFDKKLQAAKLSLVAREAIKSYSQTLGIKVDIQNDPYRTGIIGQERTPITSDRGIVTSKILTTNPNYAAAFVDMLIKAKVKKGSTIAVGMTGSFPGWNISFLAACAALELKPIIITSVGSSDWGANLPALTWLDMERVLNERGILSFKSSAASVGGGADNGRGLSPEGRELIVDAIRRNNVHLLDEATLENNIVKRMAMYDTLSKGQAIAGYVNIGGGVASIGGSQNARLVPPGMTQHLAIKNFPVRAVIVRMAEHGIPVINLLQVEKIAERYDLPLEIVEKEPEFGEGSLFFKHRYSITNTVILTIFLLIVLFVFIRIDVKHYLLKRTAVKQTNPETV, encoded by the coding sequence ATGAAATGGAAAGATGGAAAAGCAAGTGAAGTGATGCTTGCCGGGCTTGCGTTATTTTCTCTGTTGATTTTTTATCTCGCAGAGCAAACGGCACAGTTGGAACGTCAACCGCATTTCGATAAGAAACTGCAAGCGGCGAAACTTTCGCTTGTCGCGCGTGAAGCAATCAAAAGTTATTCACAAACGCTCGGAATTAAAGTTGATATTCAGAACGACCCATACCGAACAGGAATCATCGGGCAGGAACGAACACCGATTACTTCCGACCGGGGAATTGTGACATCAAAAATTCTCACAACAAATCCGAACTATGCGGCGGCATTTGTTGATATGCTCATCAAAGCAAAAGTGAAAAAAGGAAGCACGATTGCAGTTGGTATGACCGGCTCATTTCCCGGCTGGAACATTTCATTTCTTGCCGCGTGCGCAGCGTTAGAATTGAAACCAATCATCATTACGTCAGTCGGTTCATCCGATTGGGGAGCGAATCTACCCGCGTTAACTTGGCTCGATATGGAACGAGTATTAAACGAACGGGGAATTCTCTCCTTCAAATCTTCTGCAGCATCGGTTGGAGGCGGTGCGGATAACGGGCGAGGTCTTTCACCCGAAGGGCGCGAACTTATCGTTGATGCAATCAGGAGAAACAATGTACACTTGCTTGATGAGGCGACATTAGAAAACAACATTGTGAAACGTATGGCGATGTATGATACGCTCAGCAAAGGACAAGCGATTGCCGGGTATGTGAATATCGGTGGCGGGGTTGCATCCATCGGCGGTTCACAAAACGCACGTCTTGTTCCTCCGGGTATGACACAGCATCTTGCAATAAAAAACTTTCCCGTTCGCGCAGTTATCGTTCGAATGGCTGAGCATGGAATTCCGGTCATTAATTTATTGCAGGTAGAAAAAATTGCCGAGCGGTACGACTTACCTCTGGAAATTGTAGAGAAGGAACCGGAGTTCGGGGAAGGCTCGCTTTTTTTTAAACACAGATATTCGATTACGAACACTGTAATATTGACTATATTTCTTTTGATTGTGTTATTTGTTTTTATTCGCATTGATGTCAAACACTATTTATTAAAACGAACAGCAGTCAAACAAACGAATCCGGAAACTGTATGA
- the pgsC gene encoding poly-gamma-glutamate biosynthesis protein PgsC — translation MLTESAREIVFQSIGIGLVLSLVFSETLGIAAGGMVVPGYIALMIHHPLRIVGTILVSLITFFTLKFFSNYMFIYGRRRIVMVILLGFLFGWLSRELLIIQTNFMSFELHTIGLIIPGLIANWMERQGVIKTISTMLIVAVFIRLVLMITTGGEVFLYEEWVI, via the coding sequence TTGCTTACTGAATCTGCTCGCGAAATAGTATTCCAATCCATTGGTATAGGATTGGTCTTAAGTCTGGTGTTCTCGGAAACACTTGGCATTGCCGCCGGCGGCATGGTCGTGCCGGGATACATCGCTCTGATGATTCATCATCCGTTGAGAATTGTCGGAACAATTCTTGTCAGTTTGATTACATTCTTCACGCTGAAGTTTTTTTCAAACTACATGTTTATCTATGGTCGCCGAAGAATCGTGATGGTGATTCTGCTGGGATTTCTTTTCGGTTGGTTGTCGCGAGAGCTGTTAATCATCCAAACAAATTTCATGTCGTTTGAACTGCACACCATCGGCTTGATTATTCCCGGGCTGATTGCCAACTGGATGGAACGTCAGGGCGTCATCAAAACAATTTCGACAATGTTGATTGTGGCAGTGTTCATTCGGTTAGTGTTGATGATTACAACCGGCGGAGAAGTTTTTTTATATGAGGAATGGGTAATATGA
- the pgsB gene encoding poly-gamma-glutamate synthase PgsB, with protein MIAVGLLIVLLAVYGFWEFRRHQQNIDKVPIRILINGTRGKSSVTRLITGGLQAGGLRTLGKTTGTKPRYIYPDGTEIPIERVGRANIIEQLKVFRKAVAMDVDALVVECMAVLPPNQIIMEKQMVRSTVGVITNARADHLDEMGPTVEDVARSLSQTTPTNSVLFTAEETYFPVMCTVAEERNSKAVRTVSADVTDTMMQGFSYLEHKDNVALALAVCEHLSVPRGQALLGMQRAIPDPGVLRIFKVHYYEKEIEFVNGFAANDPDSYVVIWEMLKSFFSEDKKVIVIVNSRQDRVQRTEALAELITFRIRADHFILAGESTTVLYNRALALDIPKSKIADKGGDSAEEIFQYVASLTPRKSIVIGIGNIVGFGEEIVMNFTNRGKEIAY; from the coding sequence ATGATTGCAGTCGGCTTACTCATCGTTCTCCTTGCGGTGTACGGATTCTGGGAGTTCCGTCGTCATCAGCAAAACATTGATAAAGTTCCGATTCGGATTCTTATCAATGGAACGCGCGGCAAATCATCTGTTACACGATTGATTACCGGTGGTTTGCAGGCAGGTGGATTACGAACGCTCGGAAAAACAACCGGAACCAAACCGCGGTACATTTACCCCGACGGAACGGAAATTCCTATCGAACGAGTCGGACGAGCGAACATCATCGAACAACTGAAAGTATTTCGCAAAGCTGTTGCGATGGATGTGGATGCGCTTGTCGTCGAATGTATGGCGGTGCTACCTCCGAATCAAATCATTATGGAAAAGCAAATGGTGCGTTCAACAGTCGGAGTGATTACGAATGCGCGTGCCGACCATTTGGATGAAATGGGACCGACGGTAGAAGATGTTGCACGTTCGCTTTCACAGACGACGCCGACGAATAGTGTGTTGTTCACTGCAGAAGAAACATATTTTCCTGTTATGTGTACGGTCGCAGAAGAACGAAACAGCAAAGCAGTCCGAACGGTCAGCGCCGATGTTACGGATACGATGATGCAAGGCTTTTCCTATCTTGAACACAAAGACAACGTTGCGCTGGCGCTTGCTGTCTGCGAACATCTTAGCGTTCCACGCGGGCAAGCGTTATTGGGAATGCAGCGTGCGATTCCTGACCCCGGCGTTCTCAGAATATTCAAAGTGCATTACTACGAAAAAGAAATCGAGTTTGTCAACGGTTTCGCGGCAAACGACCCGGACTCGTATGTTGTTATTTGGGAAATGTTGAAGAGTTTCTTTTCAGAAGACAAGAAAGTTATTGTCATCGTCAACAGTCGGCAGGACAGAGTTCAGCGCACGGAAGCGCTCGCGGAATTAATCACATTCAGAATTCGCGCCGACCATTTTATTCTGGCAGGAGAATCCACAACGGTGCTGTACAATCGTGCGCTCGCTCTGGATATTCCTAAATCAAAAATTGCAGACAAAGGCGGTGACTCTGCCGAGGAAATTTTTCAATACGTGGCATCACTAACGCCGCGTAAATCAATAGTTATCGGAATCGGCAATATAGTCGGTTTCGGAGAAGAAATCGTTATGAACTTTACTAACCGAGGGAAAGAAATTGCTTACTGA